Proteins encoded together in one Mastacembelus armatus chromosome 15, fMasArm1.2, whole genome shotgun sequence window:
- the gpr137ba gene encoding G protein-coupled receptor 137Ba yields the protein MEALAEEKEPSRTDKSLPLPTLSPAVPPYVTLGLTVAYTVFYSLLFIFIYAQLWLVLRYRHKRFSYQTVFLFLCLLWSALRTVLFSFYFNNFVTANTLGPFAFWLLYCFPVCLQFFTLSLMNLYFAQVVFKAKSKYAPELLRYRLPLYLLFLFISLVFLVVNLVCALLVRMSSTEAHTIVLVRVTINDTLFVLCAVSLSLCLYKIAKMSLANIYLESKGTSVCQVTVIGAIVILLYSSRACYNLVVLGLSNKSINAFDYDWYNVSDQADLQSTLGDAGYIVFGVILFVWELLPTSLVVFFFRVRQPNLDRSNSGLPGHVFSSRAYFFDNPRRYDSDDDLAWSVMPQNIQASLAADSYEWGSQSSGIGAYIGGDDSYHLPLPPEELSHY from the exons ATGGAGGCCCTGGCGGAGGAGAAGGAGCCGTCTCGGACGGACAAGTCCCTGCCTCTGCCCACACTGAGCCCGGCCGTGCCCCCCTACGTCACTTTGGGCCTGACGGTGGCGTACACCGTCTTCTactccctcctcttcatcttcatctacGCGCAGCTCTGGCTGGTCCTGCGTTACCGACACAAGCGCTTCAGCTACCAGACCGTGTTCCTGTTCCTGTGCCTGCTGTGGTCTGCGCTGCGCACCGTGCTCTTCTCCTTCTACTTCAACAACTTCGTCACAGCCAACACTCTGGGGCCCTTCGCCTTCTGGCTGCTCTACTGCTTCCCCGTCTGCCTCCAGTTCTTCACTCTCAGTCTCATGAACCTTTACTTTGCACAG GTTGTTTTTAAGGCAAAGTCGAAATATGCACCAGAGCTTTTGAGATACAG GCTGCCGCTGTACCTGCTCTTCCTCTTTATCAGCCTGGTGTTTTTAGTTGTCAACTTAGTCTGTGCCCTGTTGGTGAGGATGTCCTCCACAGAAGCACACACCATCGTGTTAGTGAGAGTCACAATCAACGACACACTTTTTGTCCTGTGTGCTGTCTCGCTGTCCTTGTGTCTTTACAAGATCGCTAAGATGTCACTGGCCAACATTTACCTGGAATCCAAG GGAACGTCAGTGTGCCAGGTCACAGTTATAGGAGCCATTGTCATCCTGCTCTACTCATCCAGGGCCTGCTACAATCTGGTCGTCCTGGGACTCTCAAACAAGAGCATTAACGCCTTTGACTATGACTGGTACAACGTCTCAGACCAG GCAGACTTACAGTCGACTCTGGGTGATGCTGGCTACATCGTTTTCGGGGTGATCTTGTTTGTATGGGAGCTGCTGCCCACTTCTCTTGTAGTTTTCTTCTTCAGAGTTCGGCAGCCCAACCTAGACAGG AGTAATTCTGGGCTACCTGGACACGTCTTCTCGTCTAGGGCTTATTTTTTCGATAACCCACGGCGTTATGACAGCGATGATGATCTAGCATGGAGCGTCATGCCTCAGAACATCCAAGccag tctggCTGCTGACAGCTATGAGTGGGGGAGCCAAAGCAGTGGCATCGGTGCCTACATCGGAGGGGACGACAGCTACcacctccctcttcctccagagGAGCTCAGCCATTACTGA
- the nid1a gene encoding nidogen-1 — MDWQRRGWLVCATFLGFVASVQSITRGELFPFGPSARDQLLEPGNDQTHRLDLDKPVLFYDGTFESIFINTNGFVATTEPLSESTYHGNMPPNFGMIAVLQGDLDTSDGVGKVFFRQDSSPDVLRRAADHINRAFPEDDEVDPTHAVVITWADIATHQPQSRGDGIDKKRNTFQLVIASLKTASYAILLYTRDGIQFSSTPIGDGSFTMHAGFSKGLVRGFLFSSMGPYYHITTNEEASVRDLAEKTNSGLRGVWVYEIGTFPYFTNVAPGEVTDLPTEATLQEALHDQEEATNARRPVYTNGQEVVYPPYVPGEGQINVHPVQYQPHQPVNSEVVVVDDIDINVDVFSYNLGTCANNRIKCSQFADCRDYFSGYCCHCRPGYYGNGIQCVAEGKPQRMNGKVHGKIYVGNSPSPVEFTGNDLHSYVVVNDGRSYVAISDIPYILGPSLQPLSALGGVIGWAFALEQPGFKNGFSTIGGEFTRQAEVTFLPGNEKLTIRQEFKGIDEHDHLVVSTTLNGQVPELLPGSTVQINPYTELYQYSNNLITSSSTRDYVVSLPDDSTDTRSYQWRQSITFQSCQHDEPSRDVKPTQMLSVDQVFVMFDPENELIRFAMSNKIGDVNGGQQEDNPCFTGRHGCDTNAACHAGQGNQFTCQCAAGFNGDGRTCYDIDECRENPHICGPHAICNNQPGTFRCECEEGYHFGGDGKTCVEVYRPVDACEEGTHTCDIPERAQCSYTGGSSYICSCLPGFTGDGKTCQDIDECQSGRCHQDAVCYNTQGSFTCQCRSGYYGDGFYCSPEQAKTQCEIHRDSLLGVTEYGPRGPRPPVGQYIPTCDENGAYEPIQCHGSTGHCWCVDKNGQEIPGTRSGPGSRPMCIDHEGEQPPVGPVTRPDVHPLPPGTHLLFSQSGRIEHIPLEGYDMNKDSAKAVLHLPEKVIIGVAYDCVDKMVYWTEITSPSISKAKIHGGEPVAVIRSDLQSPEGIAIDHLGRNMFWTDSGKDHIEVASLDGSKRRVIVDSDLVNPRAIIADPPNGNLYWSDWNREAPKIETSYMDGSNRRVLVKDDLGLPNALTYDSQSSLLCWADAGTHTIECMHPGRGDRRKIMDGIQYPFGVTSFGKNIYYTDWRRDAVVAVDRHAGRESDEFQPQKRTKLYGIVTAYAQCPSGQNYCSVNNGGCTHLCLATPGGRSCKCPNNAVGVGCVEIDSGY, encoded by the exons ATGGATTGGCAGCGGAGAGGATGGCTCGTCTGTGCGACGTTTCTCGGGTTTGTGGCCTCGGTACAGAGCATAACGCGGGGAGAGCTCTTTCCTTTCGGTCCAAGCGCAAGAGACCAGTTACTGGAACCGGGGAATGACCAGACGCACCGACTTGACCTGGACAAGCCAGTGTTGTTTTATGATGGCACCTTTGAGAGCATCTTT ATCAACACCAATGGTTTTGTTGCCACAACAGAGCCACTATCTGAGTCAACCTATCATGGCAACATGCCCCCAAACTTTGGCATGATTGCAGTTCTTCAAGGAGACCTGGATACAAGTGATGGCGTGGGGAAAGTTTTCTTCCGTCAGGACTCCAGCCCCGATGTTCTGCGTCGGGCAGCCGATCACATCAACAGAGCCTTCCCTGAGGACGACGAGGTCGATCCCACCCACGCCGTGGTTATTACCTGGGCTGACATTGCCACTCACCAACCTCAAAGCAGAGGAGATGGGATTGATAAGAAG AGAAACACCTTCCAGCTGGTGATTGCTTCTCTGAAGACTGCCTCGTATGCTATTCTGCTGTATACAAGGGATGGGATCCAGTTTTCCTCCACGCCTATAGGAGATGGTAGTTTCACCATGCATGCTGGGTTCAGTAAAGGTTTAGTGCGCGGTTTCCTGTTTTCCAGTATGGGACCGTACTACCACATCACCACTAATGAAGAGGCATCCGTCAGGGATTTAGCAGA GAAGACAAATTCTGGTCTGCgaggtgtgtgggtgtatgaGATTGGAACTTTTCCCTATTTTACCAACGTGGCACCAGGTGAGGTGACGGACCTGCCCACTGAGGCCACGCTTCAGGAGGCACTGCATGACCAAGAGGAGGCCACTAATGCAAGGAGACCTGTGTATACTAATGGACAGGAAGTGGTGTACCCTCCTTATGTGCCAGGGGAAGGGCAAATCAACGTTCACCCAGTTCAGTACCAGCCACATCAGCCTGTGAACTCagaagtggtggtggtggacGACATAGATATAAATGTAGATG TGTTCTCATACAACCTTGGGACATGTGCGAACAACAGGATAAAGTGCTCCCAGTTTGCCGACTGCAGGGACTATTTCAGTGGCTACTGCTGCCACTGCAGGCCTGGATACTACGGCAATGGAATACAGTGTGTGGCAGAGG GAAAGCCACAGAGGATGAATGGTAAAGTGCATGGAAAAATATACGTGGGCAACTCTCCTTCTCCAGTGGAGTTCACCGGCAACGATCTTCACTCATATGTTGTGGTCAATGATGGCCGTTCCTATGTCGCCATCAGTGACATCCCTTACATTCTTGGGCCCTCACTGCAGCCCCTGTCGGCCCTTGGCGGTGTGATTGGGTGGGCGTTTGCTCTGGAGCAGCCTGGCTTCAAGAATGGCTTCAGCACTATTG GCGGGGAGTTCACACGGCAGGCTGAGGTGACCTTTCTGCCAGGGAACGAGAAGCTGACCATCAGGCAGGAGTTCAAAGGCATTGACGAGCATGACCACCTAGTGGTTAGCACCACCTTGAATGGCCAGGTCCCTGAGTTGCTTCCCGGCTCCACTGTGCAGATCAACCCCTACACAGAGCTCTACCAGTACAGCAACAACT TGATCACCTCATCCTCCACTCGGGACTATGTAGTGAGCTTGCCCGATGATTCCACCGACACCAGGTCGTATCAGTGGCGTCAGTCCATCACCTTCCAGAGCTGCCAGCATGATGAGCCTTCAAGAGATGTGAAACCTACCCAGATGCTCAGTGTGGACCAGGTCTTTGTCATGTTCGACCCTGAAAATGAACTCATCCGGTTTGCCATGAGCAACAAGATCGGTGATGTCAATG GAGGGCAGCAGGAGGACAACCCATGTTTCACAGGAAGACACGGCTGTGACACCAACGCTGCTTGTCATGCTGGACAGGGAAACCAGTTCACCTGTCAGTGTGCTGCTGGTTTCAATGGCGATGGCCGCACATGTTATG ACATTGATGAGTGCAGAGAGAACCCTCACATCTGTGGCCCTCATGCTATCTGCAACAACCAGCCCGGGACCTTCCGCTGTGAATGTGAAGAGGGATATCATTTCGGCGGTGATGGGAAGACCTGCGTTG AGGTTTACCGACCTGTGGACGCCTGTGAAGAAGGCACCCACACATGTGATATTCCTGAGCGTGCTCAGTGCAGCTACACTGGAGGCTCATCCTACATCTGCTCCTGCCTGCCAGGGTTCACAGGGGATGGCAAAACCTGCCAAG ACATAGACGAGTGCCAGTCAGGCAGGTGCCATCAGGACGCCGTGTGTTATAACACCCAGGGATCATTTACCTGCCAGTGCAGGTCAGGTTACTATGGCGATGGCTTCTACTGCTCTCCAG AACAGGCAAAAACACAGTGTGAGATCCACAGGGACAGTCTCCTGGGCGTGACAGAATATGGTCCACGGGGCCCCCGTCCTCCCGTTGGACAGTACATCCCTACGTGCGACGAAAATGGTGCCTATGAACCCATTCAGTGCCATGGCAGCACAGGACATTGCTGGTGCGTGGACAAAAATGGGCAGGAGATCCCTGGGACTCGCTCTGGGCCTGGCAGCAGACCAATGT GTATCGACCATGAAGGTGAGCAACCACCTGTCGGACCCGTCACTCGCCCTGATGTCCACCCCCTGCCTCCAGGAACGCACCTGTTGTTTTCCCAGAGCGGCAGGATAGAGCACATCCCATTAGAAGGTTATGATATGAATAAGGATAGCGCCAAAGCTGTTCTCCATCTCCCT GAGAAAGTAATCATTGGAGTGGCCTACGACTGTGTGGACAAAATGGTCTACTGGACAGAAATCACATCACCCTCAATCAGCAAGGCCAAAATCCACGGAGGAGAGCCCGTTGCAGTCATCAGATCAG ATTTGCAGAGCCCAGAGGGTATCGCCATCGACCACTTGGGCCGAAATATGTTTTGGACAGACTCTGGGAAGGATCACATCGAGGTGGCCTCTCTGGACGGGTCTAAACGTCGTGTCATTGTAGACTCTGATCTTGTGAACCCCCGCGCTATTATCGCTGACCCTCCCAATGG TAACCTATACTGGTCCGACTGGAACCGCGAGGCCCCCAAAATCGAGACCTCTTACATGGATGGATCCAACAGAAGGGTGCTGGTTAAAGATGATCTCGGTCTGCCAAACGCCTTGACTTATGACTCTCAGAGCTCTCTGCTTTGCTGGGCAGATGCAG GCACGCATACAATCGAGTGCATGCATCCTGGTCGGGGTGACCGCAGGAAGATCATGGACGGGATTCAGTACCCTTTTGGAGTTACATCTTTCGGGAAGAACATCTACTACACTGACTGGAGGAG GGATGCTGTGGTTGCAGTAGATCGCCATGCTGGCAGGGAGTCAGACGAGTTCCAGCCTCAGAAACGGACCAAGCTGTATGGGATTGTCACAGCCTATGCCCAGTGTCCTTCAG